GCCACGCGGCGTAATACGACGGGGCGGCGATCAGGCAGCCCGTCGCGGCGCGAAGCTGCGCGTTGCAGCCGATGTGATCGTGGTGCGAGTGCGTGTGCAGCACGAAGCGCAGATCCTGCGGGGCGACCCCGGCGCGATCCATCGTCGCTTCCAGCAGCGGGAACATGTTCTTTATGCCGCTGTCGATCCAGACGGCGTAGGTCGCGCCCTTCACCAGGTACACGTACAGCGGCACGACCGGGTCGAGGTCTGTGCGCACCTGGAAGAGGGGGCCGTCAAAGGTGAAGTCCGTCATGCCGTCTCCTCGCGTGCGGTCGATGCGGAACGGGCGCAGGTCTGCGCGTAGAGGTCGGCCAGCGCGGCCATGCAGGCACGCGGATCGGAGCCGTCGCCCAGGTAGCGGTGGATCGTTTGCCCAGCCCCCGCCTGAAACGCGGGGAATCCGGCCAGGCGGGGCCGCACGTAGGCAGCTTGCAGGCCCGGATAGACCCGGCGGAAGAAGTCGTGCGTCAGGCGGTTGGCGTTGTCATCGGTCCACGCTGCCGCGTTACCCGGCTGCCCGCCGGATGCCACGATCCAGGTGCGCGCCGCTTCCGCGCCGCACAACCACGCGCCATAGGCGCACGCGGCGGCGGGATGAGCGGTCGAGGCGGAGACGGCGAAACCTGCTCCGCCGAGGATCGCGCCTTGCACGCCCGGCACGGGATCGAAGGTCAGGACGTGGCCGGGGGTGTCGTCGCGCGCGTAGGTCACGTAGCAGTAGGCCAGCGGGCAGTAGGCCACGTCGTCGGTGTCGCGCATGTGGTCGAGCAGCGTAATCGGCGTCCAGTCGAGGCTGGCGGGATGCGCGATCCGGACCAGGGCGCGCAGCAGGATCAGCACGGCGATGCCTGTTGCCTCGGACACGAAGCCATCCGGCCCCGATCCAAGCGGTTCGCCCAGACTAGCGCAGACCGTCTGCCAGCTATCGCGGGCGTCGGTGGGTCCCAGCGGGACGGCCAGCCACAGGTCGCGCGCGCGCAGATCGTCGCTCAGCGTCAGGACGTCTTCCCAGGACTGCGGGAGCGGAGGATCGGGCAGCAGGTCGGCGCGGCGCACGCTGGATTGGACCGCCGCGTCCAGCGCCAGCGCCCACTGATGCCCGGCGTAGGCGTAACTGGCGTGGCTCGGCC
This sequence is a window from Aggregatilinea lenta. Protein-coding genes within it:
- a CDS encoding extracellular solute-binding protein, translating into MIELRGITWDHPRSTAPLAESARRYAAQTDVRVTWDARSLTAFGDASVEELAAAYDLVILDHPHVPLAAEAGCLLPLDMWIAPAQMETLAAQSAGPSHASYAYAGHQWALALDAAVQSSVRRADLLPDPPLPQSWEDVLTLSDDLRARDLWLAVPLGPTDARDSWQTVCASLGEPLGSGPDGFVSEATGIAVLILLRALVRIAHPASLDWTPITLLDHMRDTDDVAYCPLAYCYVTYARDDTPGHVLTFDPVPGVQGAILGGAGFAVSASTAHPAAACAYGAWLCGAEAARTWIVASGGQPGNAAAWTDDNANRLTHDFFRRVYPGLQAAYVRPRLAGFPAFQAGAGQTIHRYLGDGSDPRACMAALADLYAQTCARSASTAREETA